In Bacillus sp. SM2101, a single window of DNA contains:
- the nikC gene encoding nickel transporter permease has product MAELAREKSPLKQTDTKEDISSPWRDAWKNFKKNKLAVVGMFIILFFVIVALIAPYIAPYDYAEQNIVNRLQPPSSEHWLGTDDFGRDIFSRIIFGARISLTVGFFAVLGSVVVGTLLGVIAGYYGRWVDVIISRIFDIMLAFPSMLLAIGIVAVLGPSLRNALIAIAVINIPIFGRLIRSKVLSVKQEEYIVASKAIGMSDSRILLHHILPNSMAPIIVQGTLAVATAIIEAAALGFLGLGAQPPEPEWGKMLADSKNYLIQAPWTMIFPGLAIMLTVLGFNLMGDGLRDALDPKMKT; this is encoded by the coding sequence ATGGCGGAACTTGCGAGGGAGAAATCCCCTTTAAAACAAACAGATACGAAAGAAGATATATCATCTCCATGGAGAGATGCATGGAAAAACTTTAAGAAAAATAAACTTGCGGTAGTCGGTATGTTTATCATTTTATTCTTTGTTATTGTGGCATTAATCGCACCTTACATCGCACCGTATGATTATGCTGAACAAAACATTGTTAACCGTTTGCAGCCACCATCTAGTGAGCATTGGTTAGGTACTGATGACTTTGGCAGAGATATATTTTCCCGAATTATTTTTGGAGCTAGAATCTCTTTAACTGTAGGTTTCTTTGCTGTATTAGGTTCTGTTGTAGTTGGTACATTACTAGGTGTTATCGCTGGATACTATGGTCGTTGGGTAGATGTTATTATTTCAAGAATATTTGACATTATGCTTGCTTTTCCAAGTATGCTACTCGCGATTGGAATCGTTGCTGTATTAGGTCCATCACTTAGGAATGCATTAATTGCAATTGCGGTCATCAATATACCTATATTTGGCCGATTAATTCGCTCAAAAGTACTTAGTGTAAAACAGGAAGAGTATATCGTAGCTTCAAAGGCTATTGGCATGAGTGACTCGAGAATACTATTACATCATATTTTGCCAAATAGTATGGCTCCAATTATCGTTCAAGGAACACTTGCTGTTGCCACAGCAATTATTGAAGCAGCAGCACTAGGGTTTTTAGGGCTAGGTGCACAACCTCCTGAACCAGAATGGGGGAAAATGCTTGCAGATTCAAAAAATTATTTAATACAAGCCCCATGGACGATGATATTCCCTGGACTTGCCATTATGCTTACTGTATTAGGGTTCAATTTAATGGGCGATGGTCTTCGGGACGCTTTAGATCCAAAAATGAAAACGTAA
- a CDS encoding ABC transporter permease: MLSYTIRRILMLIPVLLGMSLIVFVMLRAIPGDPAQIILGQLATKEAIEALTIKLGLDQPWYIQYFSYLGNLLTGDLGESITTSQPINEEIWPYLAATIELSFAAMLIAIILGVNAGIISAWFQNSWFDYIAMLLALIGISMPIFWLGLMEQWVFAVQLEWLPTTGRESVRDPVEPITHLFIVDTLLQGRTDQFVDVIKHLVMPSLALATIPMAIIARITRSSMLEVMRSDYVRTARAKGVRMFWVVYKHSLKNAVIPVLTIIGLQTGLLLGGAILTETIFSWPGIGRYIVDAIFARDYPVVQSGMLIVATIFVLINLIIDLLYSAIDPRIKYDTK; encoded by the coding sequence TTGCTATCATATACCATTCGCCGTATATTGATGCTCATACCCGTTTTGTTAGGTATGTCGCTAATTGTCTTTGTAATGCTACGTGCGATTCCAGGCGACCCTGCTCAAATTATATTAGGTCAGCTTGCGACGAAGGAAGCGATTGAAGCACTAACGATAAAGCTTGGTTTAGATCAACCATGGTATATTCAATATTTTTCTTATTTAGGTAATTTGTTAACTGGCGACTTAGGGGAATCAATTACGACGAGTCAACCAATTAATGAGGAAATATGGCCTTATCTTGCAGCAACTATTGAACTTTCATTTGCTGCGATGCTTATTGCTATTATTCTTGGTGTTAATGCTGGAATTATTAGTGCTTGGTTTCAAAATTCTTGGTTTGACTATATTGCGATGTTATTAGCCTTAATAGGCATTTCGATGCCAATATTTTGGCTTGGGTTAATGGAGCAATGGGTGTTTGCAGTGCAATTAGAATGGCTACCGACAACTGGGAGAGAATCAGTTCGTGACCCAGTTGAACCTATAACGCACTTATTTATAGTAGATACATTACTACAAGGTAGAACTGATCAATTTGTAGATGTTATTAAGCATCTTGTAATGCCAAGCTTGGCACTAGCAACGATACCGATGGCAATTATTGCTCGGATCACACGATCAAGTATGTTGGAAGTTATGCGCTCTGATTATGTTCGTACAGCGCGAGCAAAGGGAGTACGAATGTTTTGGGTCGTTTATAAACATTCCTTGAAAAATGCTGTTATCCCAGTTTTAACAATTATTGGTTTGCAAACAGGACTGTTATTAGGTGGAGCCATTTTAACAGAGACGATTTTTAGCTGGCCTGGTATCGGAAGATACATAGTTGATGCAATTTTTGCTCGGGACTATCCTGTTGTTCAATCTGGAATGTTAATTGTTGCTACTATCTTTGTGCTGATTAATTTAATTATTGATCTTTTATATTCAGCTATAGATCCACGCATTAAGTATGACACAAAGTAA
- a CDS encoding ABC transporter substrate-binding protein, producing the protein MKRKNLFMTFIFILMLSLVVAACGKSEDTSSGEDVEETEQEQTEEEATEPEEEAKPKELVFGRGGDSVDLDPAIVTDGESMKVAKNIYDTLVEYGDQDTTIHKSLAEDWEISDDGLVYTFKLQQGVKFHDGTDFNADAVVYNFERWANGSKDSFYYYGSMFGGFAGEEGHVISEVVAEDEYTVKFTLTVPQSPFLKNLAMTPFSIASPSAIEEFGDNFTENPVGTGPFVFKEWKRDERIVLEKNTDYWLANYPLLDKVTFLAIPDNAARFNALQSGEIDLMDGINPSDVDLAANNGDLQVFERPSMNVGYLGLTSTRGPLQEKLVRQALNHAVDKEALIGAFYAGQAEPAKNPMPPSISGYNDDIEDYPYDLDRAKELLAEAGYPDGFEMELWAMPVPRPYMPEGQKVAEVLQAEFAKIGVKAEIVTFDWGTYLDKARLGEADTFLLGWTGDNGDADNFLNVLLSGGSIGSNNYSYYDNAEVNELLKEAQTTADEDTRNDLYKQAQEIIKDDAPWIPLVHSKPMLAGKENITGFLPHPTGSDKLTKVDFK; encoded by the coding sequence ATGAAGAGAAAAAATCTATTTATGACATTCATATTTATACTTATGCTGTCACTTGTCGTTGCTGCCTGTGGTAAATCAGAAGATACGAGCTCAGGTGAAGATGTAGAAGAGACAGAGCAAGAGCAAACAGAAGAAGAAGCTACAGAGCCTGAAGAGGAAGCAAAGCCAAAAGAGCTTGTCTTCGGACGTGGTGGTGACTCAGTAGACTTAGATCCTGCAATCGTTACAGATGGAGAATCTATGAAGGTTGCAAAAAATATTTATGATACGTTAGTAGAATATGGTGATCAAGATACAACTATTCACAAATCATTAGCTGAAGATTGGGAGATATCTGATGATGGTTTAGTTTATACGTTTAAGTTACAACAAGGTGTTAAATTCCATGATGGTACTGATTTTAATGCTGATGCTGTTGTATATAACTTTGAACGCTGGGCAAATGGAAGCAAAGATTCATTCTACTACTACGGCTCAATGTTCGGTGGCTTCGCAGGTGAAGAAGGTCACGTCATTAGTGAAGTAGTAGCTGAAGACGAATATACAGTGAAATTTACATTAACTGTACCACAGTCACCATTCTTGAAGAACTTAGCAATGACACCATTTAGTATTGCAAGTCCTTCAGCAATTGAAGAGTTTGGTGACAACTTCACAGAAAACCCTGTAGGTACAGGTCCATTTGTCTTTAAAGAATGGAAGCGTGATGAGCGTATCGTTCTTGAAAAAAATACAGATTATTGGTTAGCGAACTACCCATTATTAGATAAAGTTACATTCCTGGCAATTCCTGATAATGCTGCAAGATTTAATGCATTACAAAGCGGTGAAATTGATTTAATGGACGGAATAAATCCTTCAGATGTGGACTTAGCTGCAAATAATGGAGATTTACAAGTGTTTGAACGTCCTTCAATGAACGTTGGCTACTTAGGTTTAACGAGTACGAGAGGACCATTACAAGAGAAACTCGTTCGACAAGCATTAAATCATGCTGTTGATAAAGAAGCATTGATTGGAGCATTTTATGCTGGCCAAGCAGAACCAGCGAAAAACCCAATGCCTCCTAGTATTTCAGGTTATAATGATGACATTGAAGATTATCCATACGATTTAGACAGAGCTAAAGAATTACTTGCAGAAGCAGGATACCCTGATGGCTTTGAAATGGAATTATGGGCAATGCCAGTACCAAGACCATATATGCCAGAAGGACAAAAGGTTGCTGAAGTATTACAAGCAGAATTTGCAAAAATTGGTGTGAAAGCTGAGATTGTTACTTTTGATTGGGGTACTTATTTAGATAAAGCTCGTTTAGGGGAAGCAGATACATTCTTATTAGGATGGACTGGTGATAACGGAGATGCTGATAACTTCTTAAATGTATTATTAAGTGGAGGTAGCATCGGAAGTAATAACTATTCATACTACGATAATGCTGAAGTAAATGAGCTGTTAAAAGAGGCACAAACGACAGCTGATGAAGATACTCGAAATGACTTATATAAACAAGCACAAGAAATTATTAAAGATGACGCACCTTGGATTCCACTCGTTCATTCTAAACCTATGTTAGCAGGTAAAGAAAATATTACTGGGTTTTTACCACACCCAACTGGATCTGATAAACTAACGAAGGTTGATTTTAAATAA
- a CDS encoding dipeptide ABC transporter ATP-binding protein, whose amino-acid sequence MTEQLLQVKELTKHFPINGGVLNKKIGEVKAVDGVSFYVKKGETLGLVGESGCGKSTTGRTILRLLEPTEGQVLFENKDITRLSKKDLRKIRRDMQMVFQDPFASLNPRHTVEKILEEPLIVHGIGTKEERKKRVQEMLEVVGLSSYHAKRYPHQFSGGQRQRIGIARALMTKPKLIIADEPVSALDVSIQSQVLNLLEDLQKEFDLTYLFIAHDLGVVRHISDRVGVMYLGRLVELADSEELYNNTLHPYTKALLSAVPIPDPDFQMETEVLSGDIPSPSNPPKGCAFHTRCSECMDICKSKRPELKEVETGHYVACHLFE is encoded by the coding sequence ATGACAGAACAGTTACTACAAGTTAAAGAATTAACGAAGCACTTTCCGATTAATGGAGGAGTGTTAAATAAAAAAATAGGTGAAGTGAAAGCTGTTGACGGTGTATCTTTTTACGTTAAAAAGGGAGAGACCTTAGGTTTAGTTGGTGAAAGTGGTTGTGGGAAATCGACAACTGGTAGAACGATACTTCGACTATTAGAACCGACTGAAGGCCAAGTGTTATTTGAGAATAAGGACATCACACGCCTTTCAAAAAAAGACTTAAGAAAAATAAGGCGCGACATGCAAATGGTATTTCAAGATCCATTTGCATCGCTAAATCCACGTCATACTGTGGAAAAAATACTAGAAGAACCACTGATTGTTCACGGTATCGGAACGAAAGAGGAACGGAAAAAAAGAGTACAAGAAATGCTTGAAGTAGTTGGACTAAGCAGCTATCATGCAAAGCGCTATCCACATCAATTTAGTGGAGGTCAACGTCAAAGAATTGGTATTGCGAGAGCACTAATGACAAAACCAAAGCTTATCATTGCTGATGAGCCAGTATCTGCACTTGATGTATCTATTCAATCGCAAGTACTTAATCTTCTTGAAGATTTACAAAAGGAGTTTGACTTAACATATTTATTTATTGCCCATGATCTAGGTGTTGTCAGGCATATTAGCGATCGTGTTGGTGTAATGTATCTCGGTAGATTAGTAGAGTTAGCAGATAGTGAAGAACTTTACAATAATACGCTACACCCTTACACGAAAGCTTTACTATCTGCTGTGCCAATACCTGACCCTGATTTCCAAATGGAAACAGAGGTGTTGTCAGGTGATATACCGAGTCCATCAAATCCTCCTAAAGGATGTGCTTTTCACACGAGGTGTAGTGAATGCATGGATATTTGTAAGTCAAAAAGACCTGAATTAAAGGAAGTTGAAACGGGTCATTATGTTGCTTGCCATTTATTTGAATAG
- a CDS encoding ABC transporter ATP-binding protein, which produces MRKRPILEVKGLRTSFFTDSGEIPAVDDIDFHLQEGEMLGIVGESGCGKSVTSLSIMGLIPKPPGKIVAGEILYNDEDLTKSSEKRMRDIRGNDIAMIFQEPMTSLNPLFTIGQQLVEALRIHTDLDRKKARQRAIEILNLVGLPRAEELINDYPHQLSGGMRQRVMIAMAMLCDPKILIADEPTTALDVTIQAQILRLMKELNKKMNTAVMLITHDLGVVAEVCERVVVMYAGKIVEEGDVKTIFKNPKHPYTVGLIKSVPDIRHKAERLYSIPGNVPKPGSINQGCRFAERCSHAMERCFTETPPLYQSDEIGHRVRCFLHDEKEVDSYDRTVTTS; this is translated from the coding sequence TTGCGAAAACGTCCAATTCTCGAAGTGAAAGGGTTAAGAACGTCCTTTTTTACTGATAGTGGAGAAATTCCTGCAGTTGACGACATAGATTTTCACCTTCAAGAGGGAGAAATGTTAGGAATAGTCGGTGAATCCGGCTGTGGAAAAAGTGTTACCTCTCTATCGATAATGGGGTTGATTCCAAAACCTCCGGGGAAAATAGTTGCAGGTGAAATTTTATATAATGATGAAGACTTAACAAAGTCTTCGGAAAAAAGAATGCGTGATATTAGAGGAAATGATATAGCGATGATTTTTCAAGAGCCAATGACCTCGCTTAATCCACTATTCACGATAGGGCAGCAATTAGTAGAAGCATTACGAATACATACTGACTTAGATAGAAAAAAAGCACGGCAGCGTGCTATTGAAATATTAAATTTAGTAGGTCTCCCACGGGCTGAAGAATTAATAAATGACTATCCTCATCAGTTATCTGGTGGTATGAGGCAGAGGGTAATGATAGCAATGGCGATGCTATGTGATCCAAAAATTCTTATAGCTGATGAGCCTACAACTGCACTTGATGTTACGATTCAAGCACAAATTTTGCGACTGATGAAAGAGTTAAATAAAAAAATGAATACTGCGGTCATGTTAATCACCCACGATTTGGGCGTGGTTGCGGAAGTTTGTGAACGGGTTGTTGTTATGTATGCAGGTAAGATTGTAGAAGAAGGCGACGTTAAAACAATTTTCAAAAATCCTAAACATCCATATACTGTTGGATTAATCAAATCTGTTCCTGATATTCGTCATAAAGCAGAACGTCTTTATTCAATACCCGGGAATGTACCTAAACCAGGCTCTATTAATCAAGGCTGTCGTTTTGCTGAACGATGCTCTCATGCAATGGAACGTTGCTTCACAGAAACACCTCCACTCTATCAATCAGATGAAATTGGGCACCGAGTACGTTGCTTTTTACATGATGAAAAGGAGGTAGACAGCTATGACAGAACAGTTACTACAAGTTAA
- a CDS encoding ABC transporter ATP-binding protein, which yields MNNITRYLRFVKPYKWHVIGTVLIGIIKFSIPLIIPLLLKYVIDDVIGNPNLTTDSKTEKLMTIMGIMFIIFVLVRPPVEYFRQYFAQWTASKVLFDIRSNLYQHMQKLGLSYYANTRAGEVISRVINDVEQTKSFVITGLMNLWLDMGTIVIAIIIMFTMDVKLTLVSIILLPLFAVSVKFFFGRLRSLTRQRSQALAQVQGHLHERVQGMPVIKSFAIEDYEQKQFDHHNNHFLTKALQHTSWNAKAFSIVNTITDISPLIVISYAGYGVIQGSLSVGTMIAFVGYIDRLYNPLRRLVNSSTTLTQAFASMDRVFEFMDEKYDITDRRDAIECKDVKGEVAFSSVSFKYSESEAPVINQFSLHVNRGETVAFVGMSGGGKSTLVSLLPRFYDITSGSIKLDGVDIRDYKVRSLRNHIGMVLQDSILFSESVKMNILLGKPDATDEEVIAAAKAANAHEFILNLSEGYDTKVGERGVKLSGGQKQRVAIARVFLKNPPLLVLDEATSALDLESEHLIQEALEQLAKERTTFIVAHRLSTITHADKIVVIEHGQIVEVGTHHELMNKKGSYYQLFTVQQLDQEEMA from the coding sequence TTGAATAATATTACGAGATATTTACGGTTTGTCAAACCGTATAAATGGCATGTAATAGGAACGGTTTTAATTGGCATTATTAAATTTTCTATACCTTTAATTATTCCGCTGTTATTAAAATACGTAATAGATGATGTTATAGGTAATCCAAATTTAACAACAGACTCTAAAACTGAAAAGTTAATGACGATTATGGGGATTATGTTCATTATTTTTGTACTTGTTCGTCCCCCGGTTGAATATTTTCGTCAATATTTCGCCCAATGGACAGCTAGTAAAGTATTATTTGATATTCGTAGCAACCTCTATCAACATATGCAAAAACTAGGGCTTTCATATTATGCGAACACTCGAGCTGGCGAAGTAATTTCACGAGTGATTAATGATGTGGAGCAAACAAAATCCTTTGTTATTACCGGCTTAATGAATTTATGGCTCGATATGGGAACCATAGTTATAGCCATTATTATAATGTTTACAATGGATGTGAAGCTAACGCTTGTTTCTATCATTTTACTGCCACTATTTGCGGTATCTGTCAAATTCTTTTTTGGGCGTCTTCGTTCATTAACACGACAACGTTCACAAGCATTGGCTCAAGTTCAAGGACATTTACATGAACGTGTTCAAGGAATGCCAGTAATCAAAAGTTTTGCAATTGAGGATTATGAACAAAAGCAATTTGATCATCATAATAATCATTTTTTAACAAAGGCATTACAACATACAAGTTGGAATGCAAAGGCATTTTCTATAGTGAATACAATTACAGATATATCACCACTTATTGTAATTAGCTATGCAGGTTATGGAGTCATTCAAGGAAGTCTTTCAGTCGGAACGATGATTGCGTTTGTTGGGTATATAGATCGTTTATATAATCCGTTAAGGAGATTAGTTAATTCGTCAACGACTCTTACTCAAGCATTTGCCTCTATGGACCGTGTATTTGAGTTTATGGATGAGAAATACGATATTACCGACCGCCGAGATGCAATAGAATGTAAAGATGTGAAAGGGGAAGTAGCTTTTTCTTCTGTCTCTTTTAAATATAGTGAAAGTGAAGCTCCTGTCATTAATCAATTTTCTTTACATGTCAATAGAGGTGAGACGGTTGCATTTGTAGGGATGAGTGGTGGTGGAAAATCGACTCTTGTAAGTCTACTTCCACGCTTTTATGATATAACATCAGGCTCAATTAAATTAGATGGTGTAGATATTCGTGATTACAAGGTTCGTTCATTAAGAAATCATATTGGGATGGTATTGCAGGATAGTATTTTATTTAGTGAATCTGTGAAAATGAATATATTATTAGGGAAGCCAGATGCTACTGATGAAGAGGTGATTGCAGCAGCAAAAGCAGCAAATGCCCACGAGTTTATTTTAAATTTATCTGAAGGTTATGATACAAAAGTAGGTGAACGCGGAGTTAAGCTATCAGGGGGACAAAAGCAAAGAGTTGCAATCGCACGTGTCTTCCTAAAAAATCCGCCACTACTAGTGTTAGACGAAGCAACTTCTGCATTAGATTTGGAGAGTGAGCACCTTATACAAGAGGCGTTAGAACAACTTGCGAAGGAAAGAACGACGTTTATCGTTGCTCACCGTTTGTCGACTATTACTCATGCAGATAAAATAGTTGTTATTGAACATGGTCAAATTGTTGAGGTAGGTACTCATCATGAATTAATGAACAAAAAAGGTAGCTACTATCAATTGTTTACTGTACAACAGCTTGATCAAGAAGAAATGGCATAG